GCACTTTGCTTATCAGTACCAGTTACTTTACTTTCCGATATGAAAACATTTTTTTGATTGTACAATACACAGCACTTTTCGTCTTGTATTTGTTTTTAGCATATCAAAAAGATAGATTTTCCTTGAAAGAAATTATTGCTTTCGGAATTCTTTTTAGGTTACTATTGCTTCTACTAATCCCAAATCTGTCTGATGATGTCTATCGATTTCTTTGGGATGGAAAATTATGGTGGGAGGGAGTTGATGCTTATGCTTATTTACCTAGAGGAATAGTCCAAGACAATATCTTAAGTTCAGAGTTGTTTGCTCAACTAAATTCCCCCAATTATTATAGTATTTATCCGCCTTTGAATCAGTTGATTTTTTCAGTTGCGGGGCTGTTTGAAAATATTTCAATGGGAATTATTGTGATAAGGATATTTATAATTCTTGCTGAAATTGGTACACTGTTCTTGCTTCCAAAAGTCTTAAGACAATATGGAAAAGATTCCAAACTCTTGCTTATATATGCTTTTAATCCACTAGTCATATTAGAATTAAGTGGAAATCTCCATTTTGAGGCTTTTGTTGTTTTCTTTTTAATTTGGGCCATTTTTGAATTCGAAAAGCAGAATCACAACAAGAGTGCGGTGTCTCTGGGATTAGCCATCAGTTTTAAATTGTTACCCTTAATTTTATTGGCTGGCTTTTTTAAGAAGCTAGATATGAAAAGTTATTTAAAGTTCATTGTGGTAGCTATAGCAATTGCTATCATGAGTTTTCTTCCATTTTTATTTTCTGATGCTCTCCAGGGGATTATAAAAAGCAGTTCTTTATATTTTCAAAACTTCGAATTTAATGCTAGCCTGTATTACTTAATTCGTGAAATCGGCTTTGCTGTCAAAGGCTATAATATTATTGCCACTTCAGGACCGTGGATGGGAATTTTGTCTTTTGCGGCAATGATAATATTCAACTTATTGGCATCTCCAAAAATTAAATTGTCCGAAAGGATGTTATGGACTTACATTATCTATTTTCTGTTGGCTACCACAGTTCACCCATGGTACGTTTTGCCTATTTTAGTATTGGGAATCATCAGTGGATATAGGTTTCCAATACTATGGTCATTTACCATATTTTTAACCTATTGGGGATACAGTGTAAGTGGTTATGAGGAGAATTTGGGAATAGTGGCATTTGAATACATCTCATTGCTGGTCTTTATCGTAATTGAATTGCCTGGAAAGAATAAAAATCGTAAACTTTATTATGCTTAAAATCTGGATCAACATCATGTTAATATCATTTTTACAGTCTTTAGTGGCTTGTGGTCAGCAGACGTACGACCAAAAGTTGCAATCTCTTTATAAAAAAACAGTGCCACTTATTCAGCCTAAAGCTGTAGATAAGAAATTGAATAAAAATGAAGTATTCATATTGGACACACGTTCAGCAAAAGAATATAGCGTTAGTCACTTGCCCAATGCCCAATTTATTGATTATGATAGATTTGATATTTCCCAAGTTGAAGATATCCCGAAAGATAAAGAAGTAATTGTTTACTGCTCAGTAGGGTATAGATCCGAAAAAATAGGGGAGAAACTAAAAGAAGCAGGCTTTCAAAATGTAAGCAATATGTATGGTGGCATCTTTCAGTGGAAAAATGAGGACCTGAATGTAGTGAATCAGCAAGGGGAAATTACCGAT
This is a stretch of genomic DNA from Marivirga harenae. It encodes these proteins:
- a CDS encoding rhodanese-like domain-containing protein codes for the protein MLKIWINIMLISFLQSLVACGQQTYDQKLQSLYKKTVPLIQPKAVDKKLNKNEVFILDTRSAKEYSVSHLPNAQFIDYDRFDISQVEDIPKDKEVIVYCSVGYRSEKIGEKLKEAGFQNVSNMYGGIFQWKNEDLNVVNQQGEITDSVHTYNKRWGKWLEEGKGIKIYE